A region of Pyxidicoccus parkwaysis DNA encodes the following proteins:
- a CDS encoding helicase-related protein has protein sequence MSLVEGSKVRYLPQPEWGVGHLISFQEDGAKALVSFPAREDAPVLVSTKGGALVQHPLPPGEPVVTYKGRLALIVREEPGARGLRRYVLRYVETDEEDELPESEVRALPPRSDLLSTLREGRVGDAKAFTLRKQALVLDDERRCDALGALLASRIMVKPHQVGVVQRVLSARRPRFVLADEVGLGKTIEAGMVFSALRLSGLARRCLVVAPSHLTVQWLVELFHKFNQLFTLMDSDRYEQSLKEAEDVSPWARFPLVVTSLELLQRSAEHRRELASEDTFWDLVIMDEAHHLKGEKAFEAAKVLAGNSWGLLLLTATPMQLDPAEYHGLLTLIDAGTAPTVAGFEERLKRQEELSSAVRALMEGGKPATAVQALAKRFPEDAKLAALKDRDALLQHLAETYSLSDRLVRNRRAVVGGFSTRRLHRHPVELPAEELKVRDAALATLAAGSLRGAPLGNVLRRLESSPAAFAGAVKTNPVFKGKADALRLPTRDAKFVAFLGVLRGIWKSEPAAKVLVFTESRDTLDALQSELGREGVEALGYHGDLPLVERDRQVARFRDPEGPKVLLCTEVGGEGRNFQFAHHLVHYDLPWSPATVEQRIGRLDRIGQTHPVEIHVFDPVGTLASDVLMLLADAVGVFGETVGGLDAVLEEVEDRLAELALMPREARVAYAQELKAKVEAARAQVKRAYDPLLDVRSFDKPAVERLVKRAQERMGIEADEDEDEDGEAPSVEDGLWGVARDLDERLEETVTELGRRVGIGVDTDEQVEAFQVAFQFGHALKVDGLPGLDVMEDRTVLGTFWRDTAVEAEELEYFATGHSLVEALFGFLRDGPYGRSGFRFIEKRGPLKARGLEVLYHVQLPEPEDTSPGARVPSRQLARFLERTLLHVAVVEGAGGPKADTTVLSALETEGRALKGDEVSKAFPGFGPFVDAAVPVAQKAAEADLAKLATRARKAIEAERDAATERLRLSLAHQGLKADAVEAQLDAERAHYERLLKALAGAKVVLDSACGFVINR, from the coding sequence ATGTCCCTCGTCGAAGGTTCCAAGGTCCGCTACCTCCCGCAGCCCGAATGGGGTGTGGGACACCTGATCTCCTTTCAGGAGGACGGCGCCAAGGCGCTCGTGTCCTTCCCGGCCCGCGAGGATGCGCCGGTGCTGGTGTCCACCAAGGGCGGCGCGCTGGTGCAGCACCCGCTGCCGCCGGGCGAGCCGGTGGTGACGTACAAGGGACGGCTGGCCCTCATCGTTCGCGAGGAGCCCGGCGCGCGCGGCCTGCGCCGCTACGTGCTGCGCTACGTGGAGACGGACGAGGAGGACGAGCTCCCCGAGTCCGAGGTGCGCGCGCTGCCGCCGCGCTCGGACCTGCTCTCCACGCTGCGCGAGGGGCGCGTGGGCGATGCGAAGGCCTTCACGCTGCGCAAGCAGGCGCTGGTGCTGGACGACGAGCGCCGCTGCGACGCGCTGGGCGCGCTGCTGGCCAGCCGCATCATGGTGAAGCCGCACCAGGTGGGCGTGGTGCAGCGCGTGCTGTCCGCGCGCCGGCCGCGCTTCGTGCTCGCGGACGAGGTGGGCCTGGGCAAGACGATTGAGGCGGGCATGGTGTTCAGCGCGCTGCGCCTGTCGGGCCTGGCGCGCCGCTGCCTCGTGGTGGCGCCCAGCCACCTCACCGTGCAGTGGCTGGTGGAGCTGTTCCACAAGTTCAACCAGCTCTTCACGCTGATGGACTCGGACCGCTACGAGCAGTCGCTGAAGGAGGCCGAGGACGTCTCCCCCTGGGCGCGCTTCCCGCTGGTGGTGACGAGCCTGGAGCTCCTGCAGCGCAGCGCCGAGCACCGGCGCGAGCTGGCCAGCGAGGACACCTTCTGGGACCTCGTCATCATGGACGAGGCGCACCACCTCAAGGGCGAGAAGGCCTTCGAAGCGGCCAAGGTGCTGGCGGGCAACTCGTGGGGCCTGCTGCTGCTCACCGCCACGCCCATGCAGTTGGACCCCGCCGAGTACCACGGCCTGCTCACCCTCATCGACGCGGGCACCGCGCCCACCGTGGCGGGCTTCGAGGAGCGGCTGAAGCGCCAGGAGGAGCTCTCCTCCGCGGTGCGCGCGCTGATGGAGGGCGGCAAGCCCGCCACCGCCGTGCAGGCCCTGGCGAAGCGCTTCCCCGAGGACGCAAAGCTCGCGGCGCTGAAGGACAGGGACGCGCTGCTCCAGCACCTCGCGGAGACGTACAGCCTGTCAGACCGCCTCGTGCGCAACCGCCGCGCGGTGGTGGGCGGCTTCTCCACGCGCCGGCTGCACCGCCACCCGGTGGAGCTGCCCGCCGAGGAACTGAAGGTCCGCGACGCCGCGCTGGCGACGCTGGCGGCCGGAAGCCTGCGAGGCGCGCCGCTGGGCAACGTGCTGCGCCGGCTGGAGTCCAGCCCCGCCGCCTTCGCGGGCGCGGTGAAGACGAATCCCGTCTTCAAGGGCAAGGCGGACGCGCTGCGGCTGCCCACGCGCGACGCGAAATTCGTGGCGTTCCTCGGCGTGCTGCGCGGCATCTGGAAGTCGGAGCCGGCGGCGAAGGTGCTCGTCTTCACGGAGAGCCGCGACACGCTGGACGCGCTCCAGTCCGAGCTGGGCCGCGAGGGCGTGGAGGCGCTGGGCTACCACGGAGACTTGCCGCTGGTGGAGCGCGACAGGCAGGTGGCGCGCTTCAGGGACCCGGAGGGCCCCAAGGTGCTGCTCTGCACGGAGGTGGGCGGCGAGGGCCGCAACTTCCAGTTCGCGCACCACCTGGTGCACTACGACTTGCCCTGGAGCCCGGCCACGGTGGAGCAGCGCATCGGCCGTCTGGACCGCATCGGCCAGACGCACCCGGTGGAGATTCACGTCTTCGACCCGGTGGGCACGCTGGCGTCGGACGTGCTGATGCTGCTCGCGGACGCCGTCGGCGTCTTCGGCGAGACGGTGGGCGGCCTGGACGCGGTGCTGGAGGAGGTCGAGGACCGGCTCGCGGAGCTGGCGCTGATGCCGCGCGAGGCGCGCGTCGCCTATGCGCAGGAGCTCAAGGCGAAGGTGGAGGCCGCGCGGGCGCAGGTGAAGCGCGCGTATGACCCGCTGCTCGACGTGCGCAGCTTCGACAAGCCCGCGGTGGAGCGGCTGGTGAAGCGCGCGCAGGAACGCATGGGCATCGAAGCCGACGAGGACGAGGACGAGGACGGCGAGGCCCCCAGCGTGGAGGACGGCCTGTGGGGCGTGGCGAGAGACCTCGACGAGCGCCTGGAGGAAACCGTCACCGAGCTGGGGCGCCGCGTGGGCATCGGCGTGGACACGGACGAGCAGGTGGAGGCCTTCCAGGTGGCCTTCCAGTTCGGCCACGCGCTGAAGGTGGACGGGCTGCCGGGCCTCGACGTGATGGAGGACCGGACGGTGCTGGGCACCTTCTGGCGCGACACGGCGGTGGAGGCGGAGGAGCTGGAGTACTTCGCCACCGGCCACTCGCTGGTGGAGGCCCTGTTCGGCTTCCTGCGCGACGGGCCCTATGGGCGCAGCGGCTTCCGCTTCATCGAGAAGCGCGGGCCGCTGAAGGCGCGCGGGCTGGAGGTGCTGTACCACGTGCAGCTCCCGGAGCCGGAGGACACCTCTCCCGGCGCGCGCGTGCCCAGCCGCCAGCTGGCGCGCTTCCTGGAGCGCACGCTGCTGCACGTGGCCGTGGTGGAGGGCGCGGGCGGCCCCAAGGCGGACACCACCGTGCTGTCCGCGCTGGAGACGGAAGGCCGCGCGCTCAAGGGCGACGAGGTGTCCAAGGCCTTCCCGGGCTTCGGCCCCTTCGTGGACGCCGCCGTGCCCGTGGCCCAGAAGGCCGCCGAGGCGGACCTGGCGAAGCTGGCCACCCGCGCGCGCAAGGCGATTGAGGCCGAGCGCGACGCGGCAACCGAGCGTCTGCGCCTCTCCCTGGCCCACCAGGGCCTGAAGGCAGACGCGGTGGAGGCCCAGCTCGACGCCGAGCGCGCCCACTACGAGCGGCTGCTGAAGGCGCTGGCAGGCGCGAAGGTGGTGCTCGACTCCGCCTGCGGCTTCGTCATCAACCGCTGA
- a CDS encoding sensor histidine kinase, with translation MMRRWTFAQRVGAGLSACLFAGLLLLGTLLSAIYGHLLAHGEAAGALPQALVAGLVGLAGVGALGFVLHRSLVPLHARHEHSEQRLQLLMDGVTDYALCFLDRAGRVTAWSAGAARLSGWSEADVLGGDADRLYPREEVMAGVPRAHQERAAREGRLLAEGWRVRRDGSRFWAETLLTGLHDGRGRLRGFAQVTRDITERRRMERAQALFAEAGRVLQPASGAREVGEALTRLCVPEVADACILFVPGEDGTVRPQAVSCADMEAAGRLWEPLLRCPDDSGVGPSRVVRTGRAELLPEPDSARTSLALAGTAYGELLHTLGVTSALTVPLAVGTRVLGALCLLSTGTHRRFGEVDRAFMEELAARAALALDNARLLAEAQDALELIGVAAHDLGNPLSSLQLRLRRLRTLEGANPNNHDARMRDGLAGAEMETRRLGRLVHNLLDLSRMSAGRMVLDTEELDLATLVREVVERHADQATAAGCALSLRVDEAATGHWDRQRLDRVVTNLVSNALKFGRGQPVEVRVHADGEHARVSVKDAGIGISPEAQQRLFRRFQRVHDGGQHPGTGLGLYIVRQLVEAHGGSIHVQSRSGEGAEFTVELPRAPRATSCVPSEARA, from the coding sequence ATGATGCGCCGTTGGACGTTCGCTCAGCGAGTGGGGGCAGGTCTGTCCGCATGCCTGTTTGCCGGGCTGCTGCTCCTGGGAACGCTGCTGTCCGCCATATACGGCCACCTCCTCGCGCACGGCGAGGCGGCCGGTGCGCTGCCGCAGGCGCTGGTGGCGGGCCTCGTGGGGCTGGCCGGCGTGGGCGCGCTGGGCTTCGTGCTGCACCGCTCCCTCGTCCCCCTCCATGCCCGGCACGAGCACAGCGAGCAGCGCCTCCAGCTCCTCATGGACGGGGTGACGGACTACGCGCTGTGCTTCCTGGACAGGGCGGGCCGCGTCACCGCGTGGAGCGCCGGCGCCGCGCGGCTCAGCGGCTGGTCCGAGGCGGATGTCCTCGGCGGCGACGCGGACAGGCTCTACCCCCGGGAGGAGGTCATGGCGGGCGTGCCCCGCGCGCACCAGGAGCGCGCCGCGCGCGAGGGACGCCTTCTGGCCGAGGGCTGGCGCGTGCGCCGCGACGGCTCGCGCTTCTGGGCGGAGACGCTGCTCACCGGGCTGCACGACGGGCGCGGCCGGCTGCGCGGCTTCGCGCAGGTGACGCGCGACATCACCGAGCGCCGCCGCATGGAGCGCGCCCAGGCCCTCTTCGCCGAGGCCGGCCGCGTCCTCCAGCCGGCGTCCGGCGCGCGCGAGGTGGGCGAGGCCCTCACGCGCCTGTGCGTGCCCGAAGTCGCGGACGCCTGCATCCTCTTCGTCCCCGGCGAGGACGGCACCGTGCGCCCGCAGGCCGTGTCGTGCGCGGACATGGAGGCCGCCGGCCGCCTCTGGGAGCCGCTCCTGCGCTGCCCGGACGACAGCGGGGTGGGCCCCTCGCGCGTGGTGCGCACCGGCCGCGCCGAGTTGCTGCCCGAGCCGGACTCGGCGCGCACCTCGCTGGCGCTGGCCGGCACCGCGTATGGCGAGCTGCTGCACACGCTGGGCGTGACGTCCGCCCTCACCGTGCCGCTGGCCGTGGGCACGCGCGTGCTGGGCGCGCTGTGCCTCCTGTCCACCGGCACGCACCGCCGCTTTGGCGAAGTGGACCGCGCCTTCATGGAGGAGCTGGCCGCGCGCGCCGCGCTCGCGCTGGACAACGCGCGCCTGCTGGCCGAGGCGCAGGACGCGCTCGAGCTCATCGGCGTGGCCGCGCATGATTTGGGCAACCCGCTCAGCTCGCTCCAGCTCCGGCTGCGGCGGCTGCGCACGCTGGAGGGCGCCAACCCCAACAACCACGACGCGCGCATGCGCGACGGACTGGCCGGCGCGGAGATGGAGACGCGGCGCCTGGGACGGCTGGTGCACAACCTCCTGGACCTGTCCCGCATGTCCGCCGGCCGCATGGTGCTGGACACCGAGGAGCTGGACCTGGCCACGCTGGTGCGCGAGGTGGTGGAGCGCCACGCCGACCAGGCCACCGCCGCCGGCTGCGCCCTCAGCCTGCGCGTGGACGAGGCCGCCACCGGCCACTGGGACCGGCAGCGCCTGGACCGCGTCGTCACCAACCTCGTCAGCAACGCCCTCAAGTTCGGCCGGGGCCAGCCCGTGGAGGTGCGCGTCCACGCCGACGGCGAGCACGCGCGCGTCAGCGTGAAGGACGCCGGCATCGGCATCTCCCCGGAAGCGCAGCAGCGCCTCTTCCGCCGCTTCCAGCGCGTCCACGACGGAGGCCAGCACCCCGGCACCGGCCTGGGTCTCTACATCGTTCGCCAGCTGGTGGAAGCCCACGGCGGCTCCATCCACGTCCAGAGCAGATCCGGAGAGGGCGCGGAATTCACGGTTGAACTGCCCCGCGCCCCACGCGCCACGTCCTGCGTGCCTTCGGAAGCTCGAGCGTAA
- a CDS encoding cytochrome C, whose amino-acid sequence MGGLGAPRASRDSSASRMPSPLPTCRAALLASLATLMLACGGPDVPSGTGADEAFEAQTQAVTEQDADALRPSTKPVALALEVSNGEGKPVRVRAGGTFYINQIDIRAVVQATTDEGLKTLRTNSDFAGLGWTGVSVADQESTGLGAPFTRRRFYRSAAWMDVPSFFTVEPVDSKGRLTGLPVLVNAGSEYTRRTESDDFFVRRFRAIQTATGCATKTDCLASTSFEEEALVELRNAYDHAKAHTITFQPATRALRLRWSLRPFAPYEIPVEQVKNPAYSYGFKLELAALTPPRPDGTYAPGSDITFRLTLRDGAGKRLHPEGVLPAYNDVAPDGDADTGLNYYRAFFDTTTTYYRRKHRERMLMAQIIGPAQDIQPIRSVVGLGAFLDPNIDAQVVGLPERDGVFSQFTTFPFANVLFGGAFVDPNLWNQINTDTWTFTVPANAAPGTYLVTAKGRRVYLGEDLPGSTTIEIQVGTPQHTQATLPTGPCNTCHSQGGELSQVLHANDNRAACSGCHAPLEFELEGPIFVRTHFVHSRSNRFDAPLEKCSSCHLTKESIQRTSKAACLSCHKSYPDSHVARFGPIESMYVGGGQESFQQCTGACHTQHPGSGL is encoded by the coding sequence ATGGGTGGTCTTGGAGCCCCCCGGGCGAGCCGCGACAGCTCTGCTTCGCGCATGCCCTCCCCCCTCCCCACATGCCGTGCGGCCCTGCTCGCGTCGCTGGCCACGCTGATGCTCGCCTGCGGTGGGCCGGATGTTCCCAGCGGCACCGGCGCGGATGAGGCCTTCGAGGCGCAGACCCAGGCCGTCACGGAGCAGGACGCGGACGCGCTGCGGCCGTCCACGAAGCCGGTGGCGCTGGCCCTGGAGGTCAGCAACGGCGAGGGCAAGCCGGTGCGCGTGCGCGCGGGCGGCACCTTCTACATCAACCAAATCGACATCCGCGCCGTGGTGCAGGCCACCACGGACGAGGGCCTGAAGACGCTGCGCACCAACAGCGACTTCGCGGGCCTGGGCTGGACCGGCGTGAGCGTGGCGGACCAGGAGTCCACGGGCCTCGGAGCCCCGTTCACCCGCCGCCGCTTCTACCGGAGCGCCGCCTGGATGGACGTGCCCAGCTTCTTCACCGTGGAGCCGGTGGATTCGAAAGGCCGCCTCACCGGCCTGCCGGTGCTGGTGAATGCGGGCAGCGAGTACACGCGCCGCACGGAGAGCGACGACTTCTTCGTCCGCCGCTTCCGCGCCATCCAGACGGCCACGGGCTGCGCCACCAAGACGGACTGCTTGGCCTCCACCTCCTTCGAGGAGGAGGCGCTGGTGGAGCTGCGCAACGCGTATGACCACGCCAAGGCGCACACGATTACCTTCCAGCCGGCCACGCGCGCGCTGCGCTTGCGCTGGAGCCTGCGGCCGTTCGCCCCGTACGAGATTCCCGTCGAGCAGGTGAAGAACCCCGCGTACTCCTACGGTTTCAAGCTGGAGCTCGCGGCGCTCACCCCGCCGCGGCCGGATGGAACGTATGCGCCGGGCAGCGACATCACCTTCAGGCTCACCCTGCGCGACGGGGCGGGCAAGCGCCTGCACCCCGAGGGCGTGCTGCCGGCCTACAACGACGTGGCGCCGGACGGCGACGCGGACACCGGCCTCAACTACTACCGCGCCTTCTTCGACACGACGACAACGTACTACCGGCGCAAGCACCGCGAGCGCATGCTCATGGCGCAAATCATCGGCCCCGCGCAGGACATCCAGCCCATCCGCTCCGTCGTCGGCCTGGGCGCCTTCCTGGACCCCAACATCGACGCGCAGGTGGTGGGACTCCCCGAGCGCGACGGCGTCTTCTCCCAGTTCACCACCTTCCCCTTCGCCAACGTCCTCTTCGGCGGCGCCTTCGTCGACCCCAACCTGTGGAACCAAATCAACACGGACACCTGGACGTTCACCGTCCCGGCGAACGCCGCCCCCGGCACCTACCTGGTGACGGCCAAGGGCCGCCGCGTGTACCTGGGCGAGGACCTGCCCGGCTCCACGACGATTGAAATCCAGGTGGGCACCCCGCAGCACACCCAGGCCACGCTCCCCACCGGCCCCTGCAACACGTGCCACAGCCAGGGCGGCGAGCTCAGCCAGGTGCTCCACGCCAATGACAACCGCGCCGCATGCTCCGGCTGCCACGCGCCCCTCGAGTTCGAGCTGGAGGGCCCCATCTTCGTGCGGACCCACTTCGTCCACTCGCGCTCCAACCGCTTCGACGCCCCCCTGGAGAAGTGCTCCTCGTGCCACCTGACGAAGGAGAGCATCCAGCGCACCAGCAAGGCCGCCTGCCTGTCCTGCCACAAGTCCTACCCGGACTCCCACGTGGCGCGGTTTGGACCCATCGAGAGCATGTACGTCGGTGGCGGGCAGGAGTCGTTCCAGCAGTGCACCGGGGCCTGTCATACTCAGCACCCGGGCAGCGGCCTGTAG
- a CDS encoding FIST signal transduction protein encodes MAQVKMHTARTTLKEPDAAAEDLLSQLGGTSPRLVTMFASRERDQQALNRAVRERLPKGTRLIGATTAGELDNTGIHEGSVVMSALSGDFEVGLGLGSGLSVDAIGAGAAAIKRACDDLGVRQQDLDPRKYVGLVIDDGFRYKKEELLLGILEKSQTLVLVGGGASDDNRDPAKQSALIHVDGEVAGDAVLVALFRTNAPWAALRSHWYVPTGEKLTITKVDESHTRALEIDGRPAAKRYAEILGVEDVSQLEFGTPHGFAVRPTALRVGREYFIRAAWKPQEDGSILFANLLEEGTELELMKLGDMAAMTRNFFTEEMPRRVQNPQAALLFHCGGRMWYASATNTVAQLAETLKAAPTAAGLNVHFEIYSGFHINTTLTTLVFGAN; translated from the coding sequence ATGGCACAAGTGAAGATGCACACGGCCCGCACCACGCTGAAGGAGCCGGATGCCGCCGCGGAGGACCTCCTCAGCCAGCTCGGGGGCACCAGCCCCCGGCTGGTGACGATGTTCGCCTCGCGTGAGAGGGACCAACAGGCCCTCAATCGCGCGGTGCGCGAGCGCCTGCCCAAGGGCACGCGCCTCATCGGCGCCACCACCGCGGGCGAGCTGGACAACACCGGCATCCACGAGGGCAGCGTGGTGATGTCCGCGCTGTCCGGCGACTTCGAGGTGGGCCTCGGCCTGGGCAGCGGCCTGTCCGTGGACGCCATCGGCGCGGGCGCGGCCGCAATCAAGCGTGCCTGTGACGACCTCGGCGTGCGCCAGCAGGACCTGGACCCGCGCAAGTACGTCGGCCTCGTCATCGACGATGGCTTCCGCTACAAGAAAGAGGAGCTGCTGCTCGGCATCCTCGAGAAGAGCCAGACGCTGGTGCTCGTCGGCGGTGGCGCCAGCGACGACAACCGCGACCCCGCGAAGCAGTCCGCCCTCATCCACGTGGACGGAGAGGTGGCCGGCGACGCGGTGCTGGTGGCCCTCTTCAGGACGAATGCCCCCTGGGCCGCGCTCCGCTCGCACTGGTACGTGCCCACCGGCGAGAAGCTCACGATTACGAAGGTGGACGAGAGCCACACCCGCGCGCTCGAAATCGACGGCAGGCCCGCCGCGAAGCGCTACGCGGAAATCCTCGGCGTGGAGGACGTCAGCCAGCTCGAGTTCGGCACGCCGCACGGCTTCGCGGTGCGCCCCACCGCGCTGCGCGTGGGCCGCGAGTACTTCATCCGCGCCGCCTGGAAGCCCCAGGAGGACGGCTCCATCCTCTTCGCCAACCTCCTGGAGGAGGGCACCGAGCTGGAGCTGATGAAGCTGGGTGATATGGCCGCCATGACGCGCAACTTCTTCACCGAGGAGATGCCCCGGCGGGTGCAGAACCCCCAGGCCGCTCTCCTGTTCCACTGCGGTGGGCGCATGTGGTACGCGAGCGCGACCAACACCGTGGCTCAGCTCGCGGAGACCCTGAAGGCCGCACCCACCGCCGCTGGGCTGAACGTGCACTTCGAGATCTACTCGGGCTTCCACATCAACACCACGCTGACCACGCTGGTGTTTGGGGCGAACTGA
- a CDS encoding response regulator, whose protein sequence is MPNSDTSDNASVLLVASERECQRVESALASAGVGVKTERATTAAEVEAALSKTWSLALCGSELPGLGFSEVQALWRKHGKELPFVVLSRDWSEETLEASVRAGALDYVTEDRFSRLVPVLRRELRMTADRRQHNKTAEELQRTNYLMENIIDALPFVLFVKDAETRRLVVANKTFADIFKVTKQWLLGKLDHDYFPKEQADSFVAIDSEILATKKMKSFEEVARADGVDLVFSTRKIPLLDEHGEARYVLGVTEDISERKQHEELLRASQAELLAANKQLAASLEEIKRTRAVSARSLASYQQRALQMEIIRQQNEDLDRLAQELVVAKRNEEERAREAEAAARLKSEFLANFSHEIRTPLNGIIGYCDLLMREEGSRLTAHGRRDLNVVKTNAKTLLALINDILDLSKIEAGRVEVVTEQVDVQELADECMATVKEYLKGKDVALTTHIDPEARLLRSDALKLRQIMLNLLSNAAKFTDAGEVALNLVPAGNEVVMTVEDTGVGIPSDQLPFIFEKFRQVDGSTTRKVGGTGLGLAIVRELSRVLGGNVSVTSTLGRGSTFTVRLPNSLEAPAGATALPSFPTSERPVPVAEVAQNVGAVAAPGSTVLVVDDDPLMQQLVAGQLEPAGFKVVVAEDGIAALKRAREVKPQAILLDIHLPKLDGWSVLSQLKSEPALSGIPVILISVEEQRARGFSLGACEYLVKPVEPERLVEVVQRCLGQTSTGTPAHVGEVLVVDDDSSTRELVSRNLRRAGFSTAEARNGEDALLKARVSPPALVVLDLMMPNLDGFEVLRRLRAEKLQVPVVVLTGKTLSFEEEALLRDGFAGFVKKGGHALEDVIAQAKGLLLSQRAATAGKLPRILYVEDSAQNRDIVRRYLGGLFEVIEAEDGEHGLERATRDNPDLILMDLSLPRLDGWEVTRRLRALPSAANVPVIAVTAHAGREYQDKAQAAGCTAYLTKPLDRDQLLEMIRKHLGRSHG, encoded by the coding sequence ATGCCGAACTCCGACACTTCGGACAACGCCTCCGTCCTGCTCGTCGCCAGCGAGCGCGAGTGCCAACGGGTGGAGTCGGCGCTCGCCAGCGCGGGCGTGGGTGTGAAGACCGAGCGCGCCACCACCGCGGCCGAGGTGGAGGCGGCGCTGTCGAAGACGTGGTCGCTCGCTCTCTGCGGCTCCGAGCTGCCGGGCCTGGGCTTCTCCGAGGTGCAGGCCCTCTGGCGGAAGCACGGCAAGGAGTTGCCCTTCGTCGTGCTGTCGCGCGACTGGAGCGAGGAGACGCTGGAGGCCAGCGTGCGCGCCGGCGCGCTGGACTACGTCACCGAGGACCGCTTCAGCCGGCTGGTGCCCGTGCTGCGCCGCGAGTTGAGGATGACGGCCGACCGCCGCCAGCACAACAAGACGGCAGAGGAGCTGCAGCGCACCAACTACCTGATGGAGAACATCATCGACGCGCTCCCCTTCGTCCTCTTCGTGAAGGATGCGGAGACGCGCCGGCTGGTGGTGGCCAACAAGACCTTCGCGGACATCTTCAAAGTCACGAAGCAGTGGCTGCTCGGGAAGCTGGACCATGACTACTTCCCCAAGGAGCAGGCGGACTCGTTCGTCGCCATCGACTCCGAAATCCTCGCCACCAAGAAGATGAAGTCCTTCGAGGAGGTGGCCCGCGCCGACGGCGTGGACCTCGTCTTCTCCACGCGGAAGATTCCCCTGCTGGACGAGCACGGCGAGGCCCGCTACGTGCTGGGCGTCACCGAGGACATCTCCGAGCGCAAGCAGCACGAGGAGCTGCTGCGCGCGTCGCAGGCGGAGCTGCTCGCCGCCAACAAGCAGCTCGCCGCCAGCCTGGAGGAAATCAAGCGCACGCGTGCCGTGTCCGCGCGCTCGCTCGCGTCCTACCAGCAGCGCGCGCTGCAGATGGAAATCATCCGCCAGCAGAACGAGGACCTGGACCGGCTGGCCCAGGAGCTGGTGGTGGCCAAGCGCAACGAGGAGGAGCGTGCCCGCGAGGCCGAGGCCGCCGCCCGCCTCAAGAGCGAGTTCCTCGCCAACTTCAGCCACGAAATCCGCACGCCGCTCAACGGCATCATCGGCTACTGCGACCTGCTCATGCGCGAGGAGGGCAGCCGCCTCACCGCCCACGGCCGCCGCGACTTGAACGTCGTCAAGACGAACGCCAAGACGCTGCTGGCGCTCATCAACGACATCCTCGACCTGTCCAAGATTGAAGCCGGCCGCGTGGAGGTCGTCACCGAGCAGGTGGACGTGCAGGAGCTGGCCGACGAGTGCATGGCCACGGTGAAGGAGTACCTCAAGGGCAAGGACGTGGCCCTCACCACGCACATCGACCCGGAGGCGCGCCTGCTGCGCTCGGACGCGCTGAAGCTGCGGCAAATCATGCTCAACCTCCTGAGCAACGCCGCCAAGTTCACCGACGCGGGCGAGGTGGCCCTCAACCTCGTGCCCGCGGGCAACGAGGTGGTGATGACGGTGGAGGACACTGGCGTGGGCATCCCCTCCGACCAGCTCCCCTTCATCTTCGAGAAGTTCCGCCAGGTGGACGGCTCCACCACGCGCAAGGTGGGCGGCACCGGCCTGGGCCTGGCGATTGTGCGCGAGCTGTCGCGCGTGCTGGGCGGCAACGTGTCCGTGACGTCCACGCTGGGCCGCGGCTCCACCTTCACCGTGCGCCTGCCCAACTCGCTGGAGGCGCCCGCCGGCGCCACCGCGCTGCCGTCCTTCCCCACCTCCGAGCGCCCGGTGCCCGTGGCCGAGGTGGCGCAGAACGTGGGCGCCGTGGCCGCGCCGGGCAGCACCGTGCTGGTGGTGGACGACGACCCGCTGATGCAGCAGCTGGTGGCGGGGCAGTTGGAGCCCGCGGGCTTCAAGGTGGTGGTGGCCGAGGACGGCATCGCCGCCCTCAAGCGCGCGCGGGAAGTGAAGCCGCAGGCCATCCTCCTGGACATCCACCTGCCCAAGCTGGACGGCTGGTCCGTGCTCAGCCAGCTCAAGAGCGAGCCCGCGCTGTCCGGCATCCCCGTCATCCTCATCTCCGTGGAGGAGCAGCGCGCGCGCGGCTTCTCGCTGGGCGCGTGCGAGTACCTCGTCAAGCCGGTGGAGCCGGAGCGGCTGGTGGAGGTGGTGCAGCGCTGCCTCGGCCAGACGTCCACCGGCACCCCCGCGCACGTGGGCGAGGTGCTGGTGGTGGACGACGACTCCTCCACCCGCGAGCTGGTCAGCCGCAACCTGCGCCGCGCCGGCTTCTCCACCGCCGAGGCCCGCAACGGAGAGGACGCCCTGCTCAAGGCGCGCGTCTCGCCGCCGGCCCTCGTCGTGTTGGACTTGATGATGCCCAACCTGGACGGCTTCGAGGTGCTGCGCCGCCTGCGCGCGGAGAAGCTCCAGGTTCCCGTCGTCGTGCTCACCGGCAAGACGCTCTCCTTCGAGGAGGAGGCGCTCCTGCGCGACGGCTTCGCGGGCTTCGTGAAGAAGGGCGGCCACGCGCTGGAGGACGTGATTGCGCAGGCCAAGGGGCTCTTGTTGTCTCAGCGCGCCGCCACCGCCGGCAAGCTGCCGCGCATCCTCTACGTGGAGGACAGCGCGCAGAACCGGGACATCGTCCGGCGCTACCTCGGCGGCCTCTTCGAGGTGATTGAAGCGGAGGACGGCGAGCACGGCCTGGAGCGGGCCACGCGCGACAACCCGGACCTCATCCTCATGGACCTGTCCCTGCCGCGGCTCGACGGCTGGGAGGTGACGCGCCGGCTGCGCGCACTGCCGTCAGCGGCCAACGTGCCCGTCATCGCCGTCACGGCTCACGCGGGGCGCGAGTACCAGGACAAGGCGCAGGCGGCTGGCTGCACCGCATACCTCACGAAGCCCCTTGATCGTGATCAGTTGCTCGAGATGATTCGCAAGCATCTAGGGAGAAGCCATGGCTGA